A section of the Pseudomonas lini genome encodes:
- a CDS encoding MFS family transporter, producing the protein MTTLTALYTSEERNKRIFAIVGASSGNLVEWFDFYVYAFCAIYFAPAFFPSDNPTVQLVNTAGVFAAGFLMRPIGGWIFGRVADKHGRKNSMLISILMMCFGSLLIACLPTYDSIGVWAPIMLLFARLLQGLSVGGEYGTTATYMSEVALKGQRGFFASFQYVTLIGGQLLAVSLVVILQQFLSEDELRAYGWRIPFMVGAAAALISLFLRRALKETSSKEMRENKDAGSIRALFRDHKAAFITVLGYTAGGSLIFYTFTTYMQKYLVNTAGMHAKTASYIMTGALFLYMCMQPFFGMLADKIGRRNSMLWFGALGTLFTVPILLSLKSVSSPFLAFVLITLALAIVSFYTSISGLVKAEMFPPEVRALGVGLAYAVANAIFGGSAEYVALSLKAGGMENSFYWYVTVMMAVAFLFSLRLPKQAKYLQNDL; encoded by the coding sequence ATGACAACCCTCACAGCTCTCTACACCAGTGAAGAACGCAACAAAAGGATCTTTGCGATTGTCGGCGCCTCGTCCGGCAACCTGGTTGAATGGTTCGACTTTTACGTTTACGCGTTCTGCGCAATCTATTTCGCCCCGGCGTTTTTCCCCTCCGACAACCCCACGGTGCAGCTGGTGAACACGGCGGGCGTATTCGCTGCCGGGTTTCTGATGCGGCCTATCGGCGGCTGGATCTTCGGTCGAGTGGCGGACAAACACGGGCGCAAGAATTCGATGTTGATCTCGATTCTGATGATGTGCTTCGGGTCGTTGCTCATCGCCTGCCTGCCGACCTACGACAGCATCGGGGTCTGGGCGCCGATCATGCTGTTGTTCGCGCGCTTGCTGCAGGGCTTGTCGGTGGGCGGCGAGTACGGCACCACCGCGACCTACATGAGCGAAGTGGCCCTCAAGGGCCAGCGCGGTTTCTTTGCCTCATTCCAGTACGTCACGCTGATTGGCGGGCAGCTGCTGGCGGTGTCGCTGGTGGTGATCCTGCAACAGTTCCTCAGCGAGGATGAATTGCGTGCCTATGGCTGGCGAATTCCGTTCATGGTCGGTGCGGCCGCTGCGTTGATTTCGTTGTTCCTGCGTCGTGCGCTCAAGGAAACCAGTAGCAAGGAAATGCGTGAAAACAAGGACGCCGGCAGCATCCGTGCGCTGTTCCGCGATCACAAGGCTGCCTTCATTACCGTGCTGGGTTATACCGCCGGTGGTTCGCTGATTTTCTACACCTTCACCACGTACATGCAGAAGTACCTGGTGAATACCGCCGGCATGCACGCCAAGACCGCGAGCTACATCATGACCGGCGCGCTGTTCCTATATATGTGCATGCAACCGTTCTTCGGCATGCTCGCCGACAAGATCGGCCGGCGCAATTCGATGCTGTGGTTCGGCGCCCTCGGGACGTTGTTCACCGTACCGATCCTGTTGAGCCTGAAAAGTGTCAGCAGTCCGTTCCTGGCCTTTGTCCTGATTACACTGGCGCTGGCGATCGTGAGTTTCTACACCTCTATCAGCGGTCTGGTGAAAGCCGAAATGTTCCCGCCAGAGGTGCGCGCCTTGGGCGTCGGCCTGGCGTATGCGGTGGCCAATGCAATCTTCGGCGGTTCGGCGGAGTATGTGGCGCTGAGTCTCAAAGCCGGCGGCATGGAAAACTCGTTCTATTGGTACGTGACGGTGATGATGGCGGTCGCGTTCCTGTTCAGCCTGCGTCTGCCGAAACAGGCGAAGTATTTGCAAAACGACCTTTGA
- the pcaD gene encoding 3-oxoadipate enol-lactonase: protein MAFVQLAEGELHYLIQGPQLDGPVEAPVLVLSNSLGTDLHMWDAQIPALTEHFRVLRFDTRGHGQSLVTPGPYSIEQLGRDVLALLDALHIERAHFCGLSMGGLIGQWLGINAGQRLNTLIVCNTAAKIGDPSVWNPRIETVLRDGAAAMVALRDASIARWFTADFSEANPAVVKRITDMLAATSPEGYAANCAAVRDADFRDQLSSIQVPLLVIAGTEDAVTPPSGGRFIQEHVQGAEYAEFYAAHLSNVQAGAAFSKRVLAFLSAH, encoded by the coding sequence GTGGCATTCGTACAACTCGCCGAGGGCGAACTGCACTACCTAATTCAAGGGCCGCAACTCGATGGCCCGGTCGAGGCGCCGGTGCTGGTGCTGTCCAACTCACTGGGCACCGACTTGCATATGTGGGACGCGCAGATCCCGGCGCTCACCGAGCATTTTCGCGTGCTGCGTTTTGATACCCGTGGTCACGGCCAATCGTTGGTGACGCCGGGGCCGTACAGCATCGAGCAACTGGGCCGCGACGTGCTGGCGCTGCTGGATGCCTTGCACATCGAACGCGCACATTTCTGTGGACTGTCCATGGGCGGGTTGATCGGTCAGTGGCTGGGGATCAATGCCGGTCAACGTTTGAACACACTGATCGTGTGCAACACAGCGGCGAAAATCGGCGATCCGTCGGTGTGGAATCCACGGATCGAAACTGTGCTGCGTGACGGCGCGGCGGCAATGGTTGCCCTGCGCGATGCATCGATTGCGCGCTGGTTTACCGCGGATTTTTCCGAGGCTAATCCGGCAGTGGTGAAGCGGATTACCGACATGCTCGCGGCGACTTCGCCTGAAGGTTACGCGGCCAATTGCGCGGCGGTACGTGATGCCGATTTCCGCGATCAGTTGTCCTCGATTCAGGTGCCGCTGCTGGTGATCGCCGGCACTGAAGATGCGGTGACGCCGCCGTCCGGTGGGCGATTCATTCAGGAGCATGTGCAAGGAGCCGAGTACGCCGAGTTCTACGCCGCGCACCTGTCCAACGTCCAGGCCGGCGCTGCGTTCAGCAAGCGGGTGCTGGCGTTTCTGTCGGCTCATTGA
- the pcaH gene encoding protocatechuate 3,4-dioxygenase subunit beta produces the protein MTDKPGYRRPQEGTQPEYLHPAYQSTNLRSPSKPLVFLPHSLSEITGPTIGAERIQEQDSDLTVQHSGEPLGERIIIHGRVLDENGLPVAGILVEIWQANAAGRYNHARDLHDAPLDPNFTGTGRTVTDADGWYQFQTIKPGAYPWGNHHNAWRPAHIHFSLFGPSILTRLVTQMYFPGDPLLAYDPIYNCVPDTSAKERLIARFDLEKTIPSYALGYRWDIVLRGRDATPMEK, from the coding sequence ATGACTGACAAGCCTGGTTACCGCCGCCCGCAAGAGGGCACCCAGCCGGAGTACCTGCACCCGGCCTATCAATCCACCAACCTCCGCTCGCCGTCCAAGCCGTTGGTGTTTTTGCCTCATTCGCTGTCGGAAATCACCGGCCCGACCATTGGCGCCGAGCGCATCCAGGAGCAGGACAGCGACCTGACCGTCCAGCACTCGGGTGAGCCATTGGGCGAACGGATCATCATTCACGGCCGTGTGCTGGATGAAAACGGTCTGCCGGTGGCGGGGATTCTGGTGGAGATCTGGCAGGCCAACGCCGCTGGTCGTTACAACCACGCGCGCGACCTGCACGATGCGCCGCTGGACCCGAACTTCACCGGCACTGGCCGCACCGTGACCGACGCCGATGGCTGGTATCAGTTCCAGACCATCAAGCCTGGCGCCTATCCGTGGGGTAACCATCACAACGCCTGGCGCCCGGCGCACATCCATTTCTCACTGTTCGGGCCGAGTATTCTCACGCGCCTGGTGACCCAGATGTATTTTCCGGGCGACCCGTTGCTGGCCTACGACCCGATCTACAACTGCGTGCCTGATACGAGTGCCAAAGAGCGCCTGATCGCCCGTTTCGACCTGGAAAAAACCATCCCTTCCTACGCCCTCGGTTATCGCTGGGACATCGTCTTGCGCGGCCGCGATGCCACGCCGATGGAGAAATAA
- a CDS encoding CoA transferase subunit A: protein MAEILSLHDAVKQFVNDGDTVALEGFTHLIPTAAGHEIIRQGKKDLTLVRMTPDLIYDQLIGAGCARKLIFSWGGNPGVGSLHRLRDAVERQWPHALEIEEHSHADLANAYVAGASGLPFAVLRAYAGSDLPKVNPLIKTVTCPFTGEVLAAVPSVRPDITVIHAQKADRKGNVLLWGILGVQKEAALAAKRCIVTVEEIVDDLNAPMNACVLPTWALSAVCHVPGGAHPSYAHGYTERDNRFYQAWDPIARDRETFTAWINEYIHGSADFSEFQAKLAAASEAK, encoded by the coding sequence ATGGCTGAAATCCTTTCGCTGCATGACGCGGTAAAGCAGTTCGTCAACGACGGCGATACCGTCGCGCTCGAAGGCTTTACTCACCTGATTCCTACGGCGGCCGGTCATGAAATCATCCGTCAGGGCAAGAAAGATCTGACCCTGGTGCGGATGACGCCCGACTTGATCTATGACCAGTTGATTGGTGCCGGTTGTGCTCGCAAGCTGATTTTCTCCTGGGGCGGTAACCCAGGCGTGGGCTCGCTGCACCGTCTGCGTGACGCGGTCGAAAGGCAGTGGCCGCATGCGCTGGAAATCGAAGAACACAGCCACGCTGACCTGGCCAATGCCTACGTCGCGGGCGCTTCGGGCTTACCGTTCGCGGTGCTGCGTGCCTACGCCGGCTCCGACCTGCCAAAGGTCAACCCGCTGATCAAAACCGTCACGTGCCCGTTCACCGGCGAAGTGCTGGCGGCGGTGCCGTCGGTGCGCCCGGACATCACTGTGATTCACGCGCAGAAAGCCGATCGCAAAGGCAACGTACTGCTCTGGGGCATTCTCGGCGTGCAGAAAGAAGCGGCGCTGGCCGCCAAGCGCTGCATCGTCACTGTTGAAGAAATCGTCGACGACCTCAACGCACCGATGAACGCTTGCGTGCTGCCGACCTGGGCCTTGAGCGCGGTCTGCCATGTACCGGGTGGCGCGCATCCGTCCTACGCCCACGGTTACACCGAACGGGACAATCGCTTCTATCAAGCCTGGGACCCGATTGCCCGCGACCGTGAAACCTTCACCGCGTGGATCAACGAGTACATCCACGGTAGCGCTGACTTCAGCGAGTTCCAGGCCAAACTGGCCGCCGCTTCGGAGGCCAAGTAA
- the pcaC gene encoding 4-carboxymuconolactone decarboxylase: MDEKQRYDEGLKVRRAVLGDAHVDRSLNALTEFNSEFQEMITRHAWGDIWTRPGLPRHTRSLITIAMLIGMNRNEELKLHLRAAANNGVTRGEIKEVIMQSAIYCGIPAANATFHLAESVWDELGVESRE; this comes from the coding sequence GTGGATGAGAAACAACGTTACGACGAAGGGCTGAAAGTCCGCCGTGCAGTCCTCGGCGACGCCCATGTCGACCGCAGCCTGAACGCGCTGACCGAATTCAACTCGGAGTTCCAGGAGATGATCACCCGCCACGCCTGGGGCGATATCTGGACCCGCCCGGGCCTGCCGCGCCACACCCGCAGCCTGATCACCATCGCCATGCTGATCGGCATGAACCGCAACGAAGAACTCAAACTGCACCTGCGCGCCGCCGCCAACAACGGTGTGACCCGCGGCGAGATCAAGGAAGTGATCATGCAGAGCGCGATCTACTGCGGCATCCCGGCGGCCAACGCGACCTTCCACCTGGCTGAATCGGTGTGGGATGAGTTGGGGGTTGAGTCCCGGGAGTGA
- a CDS encoding CoA-transferase subunit beta yields the protein MTYTTNEMMTVAAARRLKNGSVCFVGIGLPSKAANLARLTSSPDVVLIYESGPIGAKPSVLPLSIGDGELAETADTVVPTGEIFRYWLQGGRIDVGFLGAAQVDRFGNINTTVVGDYHQPKVRLPGAGGAPEIAGSAKSVLIILKQSARSFVDKLDFITSVGHGEGGDSRKRLGLPGAGPVGIITDLCIMEPEADTHEFVVTALHPGVTREQVIAATGWAIRFADQVENTAEPTDVELTALRDLEARTAAAHGQAPGEA from the coding sequence ATGACTTACACCACCAATGAAATGATGACCGTCGCCGCCGCCCGCCGTCTGAAAAACGGTTCGGTGTGCTTCGTCGGCATCGGCCTGCCGTCGAAAGCCGCCAACCTGGCACGTCTGACTTCCTCGCCAGATGTAGTCCTGATCTATGAATCGGGTCCGATCGGTGCCAAGCCCAGCGTACTGCCGCTGTCGATCGGTGACGGTGAACTGGCGGAAACCGCCGACACTGTCGTCCCGACCGGTGAGATTTTTCGCTACTGGTTGCAGGGCGGGCGCATCGACGTCGGTTTTCTCGGCGCCGCGCAAGTCGACCGCTTCGGCAACATCAACACCACGGTGGTGGGCGACTACCATCAGCCGAAAGTTCGCCTGCCGGGTGCCGGTGGCGCGCCGGAGATCGCCGGTTCCGCCAAGAGTGTGCTGATCATCCTCAAGCAGTCGGCGCGTTCCTTTGTCGACAAACTCGACTTCATCACCTCGGTCGGTCATGGCGAAGGCGGTGATTCGCGTAAGCGTCTCGGCCTGCCGGGTGCCGGTCCCGTCGGCATCATTACCGACCTGTGCATCATGGAGCCCGAAGCGGATACCCATGAATTCGTGGTCACCGCGCTGCACCCAGGCGTGACTCGCGAGCAAGTGATTGCCGCCACCGGTTGGGCGATTCGCTTCGCTGATCAGGTAGAAAACACTGCCGAGCCAACCGATGTCGAGCTGACCGCACTGCGCGATCTGGAAGCCCGCACCGCTGCGGCCCACGGCCAAGCACCCGGAGAAGCCTGA
- the pcaG gene encoding protocatechuate 3,4-dioxygenase subunit alpha: protein MTLNATTSHTVGPYYHIGLTWLNREDLTVAQTRGERVAITGQVVDGNGDFVNDAMLEVWQANAAGKYDHPEDDQDKPLDPNFEGFGRVPVDAQGRFRFTTIKPGTVEGLKGTTQAPHLVVLVFARGLVKHLLTRIYFGGEPANVADPLLECVPAERRGTLLAKQDAAGVYQWNVILQGTDAETVFFDY from the coding sequence ATGACGCTGAACGCGACCACGTCCCACACCGTCGGGCCGTATTACCACATCGGCCTGACCTGGCTGAACCGCGAAGACCTGACCGTTGCGCAGACCCGCGGCGAGCGCGTGGCGATCACCGGGCAAGTCGTCGATGGCAATGGCGACTTCGTCAACGACGCCATGCTGGAAGTGTGGCAGGCCAACGCCGCCGGCAAGTACGACCACCCCGAAGACGATCAAGACAAACCCCTGGACCCGAACTTTGAAGGGTTTGGCCGGGTGCCGGTGGATGCGCAAGGGCGCTTCCGCTTTACCACGATCAAACCGGGCACAGTGGAAGGCTTGAAAGGCACGACCCAGGCGCCGCATTTGGTGGTGCTGGTGTTTGCTCGCGGGTTGGTGAAGCACTTGCTGACGCGGATTTACTTTGGCGGCGAACCGGCCAACGTGGCGGACCCACTGCTGGAGTGCGTACCTGCCGAACGCCGTGGGACCTTGCTGGCGAAGCAGGATGCTGCGGGTGTTTATCAGTGGAATGTGATTCTGCAAGGGACGGATGCGGAGACGGTGTTTTTTGATTATTGA
- a CDS encoding MFS transporter, protein MNQPQSAVGNCLDVQSFINAQPISRYQWRVVILCFLIVFLDGLDTAAMGFIAPALSQDWGIDRASLGPVMSAALIGMVFGALGSGPLADRFGRKVVLVGAVLLFGAFSLASAYSTNVDQLLVLRFLTGLGLGAGMPNATTLLSEYTPERKKSLLVTSMFCGFNLGMAGGGFISAKLIPAFGWHSLLMIGGVLPLILAVVLLFWLPESARYLVVRNRGTDKVRKALAPIDPTVVAQASSFSVPEQKTVKARNVFAVIFSGTYSTGTLLLWLTYFMGLVIVYLLTSWLPTLMRDSGASMEQAAFIGALFQFGGVLSAVGVGWAMDRFNPHKVIGIFYLFAGVFAYAVGQSLGNITLLATLVLVAGMCVNGAQSAMPSLAARFYPTQGRATGVSWMLGIGRFGAILGAWMGATLLGLGWNFEQVLTALVIPAALATTAVVIKGMVSHADAT, encoded by the coding sequence ATGAACCAGCCTCAGTCTGCCGTAGGAAACTGCCTCGACGTGCAGTCCTTCATCAACGCTCAACCCATTTCGCGCTACCAATGGCGGGTGGTGATTCTATGTTTCCTGATTGTTTTCCTCGATGGCCTCGACACCGCGGCCATGGGTTTTATCGCGCCTGCACTGTCCCAGGACTGGGGCATCGATCGCGCCAGTCTCGGCCCGGTGATGAGTGCGGCGTTGATCGGCATGGTCTTCGGCGCCTTGGGTTCCGGCCCTTTGGCTGACCGCTTCGGACGAAAAGTCGTACTGGTGGGCGCGGTGCTGTTGTTCGGCGCTTTCAGCCTGGCGTCGGCCTACAGCACCAACGTCGATCAGCTGCTGGTACTGCGTTTCCTCACCGGCCTGGGCCTGGGTGCCGGCATGCCGAATGCCACCACGCTGCTGTCCGAATACACCCCGGAGCGCAAGAAATCCCTGCTGGTGACCAGCATGTTTTGTGGCTTCAACCTTGGCATGGCCGGGGGCGGATTCATCTCGGCCAAACTGATCCCGGCCTTCGGCTGGCACAGTCTGTTGATGATCGGCGGGGTTCTGCCGTTGATCCTCGCCGTCGTCTTGCTGTTCTGGTTGCCGGAATCGGCACGCTATCTGGTGGTGCGCAATCGCGGCACGGACAAAGTGCGCAAGGCCCTGGCGCCGATCGACCCGACGGTGGTGGCCCAGGCTTCGAGCTTCAGCGTGCCGGAACAGAAAACCGTGAAGGCGCGCAATGTGTTTGCGGTGATCTTCTCCGGCACTTACAGCACCGGCACGTTGTTGCTGTGGCTGACGTACTTCATGGGCCTGGTGATCGTTTACCTGCTGACCAGTTGGCTGCCGACGCTGATGCGCGACAGCGGCGCGAGCATGGAGCAGGCCGCATTCATTGGTGCGCTGTTCCAGTTCGGTGGGGTGTTGAGCGCAGTGGGTGTGGGCTGGGCGATGGACCGGTTCAATCCGCACAAGGTCATCGGCATTTTCTACTTGTTCGCCGGGGTGTTTGCCTACGCGGTAGGGCAGAGCCTGGGCAACATCACATTGCTGGCGACCTTGGTACTGGTGGCCGGGATGTGTGTCAACGGCGCGCAATCGGCGATGCCGTCGCTGGCGGCGCGGTTCTACCCGACTCAAGGGCGGGCGACCGGTGTGTCGTGGATGCTCGGGATTGGCCGCTTCGGCGCGATCCTCGGTGCATGGATGGGCGCAACGTTGCTGGGTCTGGGCTGGAATTTCGAACAGGTGCTGACGGCGCTGGTGATTCCGGCTGCGTTGGCGACTACTGCGGTGGTGATCAAGGGCATGGTCAGCCATGCAGATGCGACCTGA
- a CDS encoding OprD family porin, with the protein MTPSTQYFFPSLIAIALAGAALPAMAEEAGFVEGTKVNLNLRNFYINRNFTNPTKNQGKAEEWTQSFILDAKSGLTQGTVGFGMDVLGLYSVKLDGGKGTGGTQLLPLDHDGRPADNFGRTNVAFKAKLSQTEVKVGEWMPVLPILRSDDGRSLPQTFRGGQITSKEIDGLTLYGGQFRANSPRDDSSMNDMSMTGKAAFTSDRFNFQGGEYAFNGKRTQIGLWNAELKDIYSQQYVNLIHTQPLGDWTFGANLGFFYGKDDGSARAGELDNKTWSGLFSAKYGGNTFYVGLQKLTGDSAWMRVNGTSGGTLANDSYNASYDNAKEKSWQLRHDYNFAALGVPGLTLMNRYISGDNVHTATTTDGKEWGRESELGYTVQSGTLKDLNVKWRNSTIRRDFSNNEFDENRLIVSYPISLL; encoded by the coding sequence ATGACGCCTTCCACGCAGTATTTCTTTCCCAGCCTGATCGCCATCGCCCTAGCCGGCGCGGCCCTGCCCGCCATGGCCGAGGAAGCCGGTTTTGTCGAAGGTACCAAGGTCAACCTGAACCTGCGCAATTTCTACATCAACCGTAACTTCACCAACCCGACCAAGAACCAGGGCAAGGCAGAAGAGTGGACGCAAAGCTTCATCCTGGACGCTAAATCCGGGCTCACCCAAGGCACCGTCGGGTTCGGCATGGACGTGCTGGGTTTGTATTCGGTCAAGCTCGACGGAGGCAAAGGCACTGGTGGTACGCAGTTGTTGCCGCTGGACCACGATGGTCGCCCGGCGGATAACTTCGGTCGCACCAACGTGGCGTTCAAGGCCAAGCTGTCCCAGACCGAAGTGAAGGTCGGCGAATGGATGCCGGTATTGCCGATCCTGCGTTCGGACGACGGTCGCTCGCTGCCGCAAACCTTCCGTGGCGGCCAGATCACCTCGAAGGAAATCGACGGCCTGACCCTCTACGGCGGTCAGTTCCGCGCCAACAGCCCGCGCGACGACAGCAGCATGAATGACATGTCGATGACCGGCAAAGCGGCGTTCACCTCAGACCGCTTCAACTTCCAGGGCGGCGAATACGCCTTCAACGGCAAGCGCACTCAAATCGGCCTATGGAACGCTGAACTCAAGGACATCTACAGCCAGCAATACGTCAACCTGATCCACACCCAACCGCTGGGCGACTGGACATTCGGCGCCAATTTGGGGTTTTTCTACGGCAAGGATGACGGCAGCGCCCGGGCGGGTGAGTTGGACAACAAGACCTGGTCGGGCCTGTTCTCGGCCAAATATGGCGGCAACACCTTCTACGTCGGCCTGCAAAAACTTACCGGCGACAGTGCCTGGATGCGGGTCAATGGCACCAGCGGCGGCACCCTGGCCAACGACAGCTACAACGCCAGCTACGACAACGCGAAGGAAAAATCCTGGCAACTGCGCCACGACTACAACTTCGCCGCCCTTGGCGTGCCAGGCCTGACCCTGATGAACCGCTACATCAGCGGCGACAACGTACACACCGCAACCACCACCGACGGCAAGGAATGGGGCCGCGAAAGCGAACTGGGCTACACAGTGCAGAGCGGCACGCTCAAAGACCTCAACGTCAAGTGGCGCAACTCGACCATTCGCCGCGACTTCAGCAACAACGAGTTCGACGAGAACCGGTTGATCGTCAGCTATCCGATCAGCCTGCTGTAA
- the pcaF gene encoding 3-oxoadipyl-CoA thiolase: MMRDVYICDAIRTPIGRFGGGLSAVRADDLAAVPIKALMARNPSVDWSAVDEVFLGCANQAGEDNRNVARMALLLAGLPETIPGVTLNRLCASGMDAIGTAFRAIASGEMELAIAGGVESMSRAPFVMGKADAAFSRNMKLEDTTIGWRFINPLMKAQYGVDAMPQTADNVADDYQVSRADQDAFALRSQQRTAAAQAAGFFAEEIVEVRIAHKKGESVVTQDEHPRADTTLETLAKLKPVNGPDKTVTAGNASGVNDGAAALILASGDAVKKHGLTARAKVLGMSSAGVAPRVMGIGPVPAVRKLTERLGLAVSDFDVIELNEAFASQGLAVLRELGLADDAAQVNPNGGAIALGHPLGMSGARLVLTALHQLEKTGGKKGLATMCVGVGQGLALAIERV; the protein is encoded by the coding sequence CTGATGCGTGACGTTTATATCTGTGACGCCATTCGCACCCCCATCGGCCGTTTCGGCGGTGGCCTGTCGGCGGTTCGCGCCGACGACTTGGCCGCCGTGCCGATCAAGGCGCTGATGGCGCGCAACCCGTCAGTGGACTGGAGTGCGGTGGACGAGGTGTTCCTCGGTTGCGCCAACCAGGCCGGCGAAGACAACCGCAACGTGGCACGCATGGCGTTGCTGCTGGCGGGCCTGCCGGAAACCATTCCCGGGGTCACCCTCAACCGTCTTTGCGCTTCGGGCATGGATGCGATCGGCACGGCGTTCCGGGCCATCGCCAGTGGCGAGATGGAGTTGGCGATTGCCGGCGGCGTCGAGTCGATGTCTCGCGCACCGTTCGTGATGGGCAAGGCCGATGCGGCGTTCTCGCGCAACATGAAGCTCGAAGACACCACCATTGGCTGGCGCTTCATTAACCCGTTGATGAAAGCCCAGTACGGCGTGGACGCGATGCCGCAGACCGCCGATAACGTGGCCGACGACTACCAGGTTTCCCGCGCCGATCAGGATGCTTTCGCCCTGCGCAGTCAGCAACGCACAGCGGCCGCGCAAGCCGCAGGTTTTTTTGCCGAAGAAATCGTCGAAGTGCGCATTGCCCACAAGAAGGGTGAAAGTGTCGTTACACAAGACGAGCATCCCCGCGCTGACACGACATTGGAAACCCTGGCCAAACTCAAACCGGTCAATGGCCCGGACAAAACCGTTACCGCCGGCAATGCCTCGGGTGTGAACGACGGTGCGGCGGCGTTGATTCTGGCCTCCGGCGACGCCGTAAAAAAACACGGCCTGACCGCCCGCGCCAAAGTGCTGGGCATGTCGAGTGCCGGTGTCGCACCTAGGGTGATGGGCATCGGCCCGGTGCCGGCGGTGCGTAAATTGACCGAGCGCCTGGGCCTGGCGGTCAGCGATTTCGACGTGATCGAGCTCAACGAAGCCTTCGCCAGCCAAGGCTTGGCCGTGCTGCGTGAACTGGGATTGGCGGATGACGCGGCCCAGGTCAACCCGAACGGTGGCGCCATTGCCTTGGGCCATCCGCTGGGCATGAGCGGCGCACGCTTGGTACTGACCGCGCTGCATCAATTGGAAAAGACCGGTGGCAAGAAAGGTCTGGCGACCATGTGCGTCGGTGTCGGCCAAGGTCTGGCCTTGGCGATCGAGCGCGTCTGA
- a CDS encoding 3-carboxy-cis,cis-muconate cycloisomerase has protein sequence MNQRPGNQLFDAYFTARDMREVFCDQGRVQAMLDFEAALARAEARVGLIPQTAVASIEAACRAEHYDFVALGEAIATAGNSAIPLVKALGKQIAKSDAEAERYVHLGATSQDVMDTGLVLQMRRALELIEADLAQLGETLATQAWRYVATPLAGRTWLQHATPVTLGMKIAGWLGAVTRSRQRLLELKPRLLVLQFGGASGTLAALGEQAMPIAEALAAELQLTLPDQPWHTQRDRLVEFGAVLGLIAGSLGKLGRDISLLMQTEAGEVFEPSAPGKGGSSTMPHKRNPVGAAVLIGAATRVPGLLSTLFSAMPQEHERSLGLWHAEWETLPEICCLVSGSLQQALQVADGLEVDADRMTRNLDLTQGLVLAEAVSIVLAQRVGRDTAHHLLEQCCKRAVAEQRHLRAVLGDEPQVTAELSDAELDRLLDPAHYLGQAHTWVERAVAEHFALTA, from the coding sequence ATGAACCAGCGACCGGGCAATCAATTGTTCGATGCCTACTTCACCGCACGCGACATGCGTGAGGTGTTCTGCGATCAGGGCCGGGTTCAGGCCATGCTTGATTTCGAAGCAGCACTGGCTCGGGCCGAGGCGCGGGTCGGGCTGATTCCGCAGACGGCTGTCGCGTCTATCGAAGCGGCATGTCGGGCTGAGCATTACGACTTCGTCGCGCTTGGTGAGGCGATTGCCACGGCAGGGAATTCGGCGATTCCACTGGTCAAGGCATTGGGCAAGCAGATCGCCAAGAGCGATGCCGAAGCCGAGCGTTACGTGCATCTGGGCGCGACCAGCCAGGATGTAATGGACACCGGCCTGGTGCTGCAAATGCGCCGCGCGCTGGAACTGATCGAAGCTGATCTGGCGCAACTGGGGGAAACCCTCGCGACCCAGGCCTGGCGTTACGTCGCCACGCCGTTGGCCGGGCGCACCTGGTTGCAACACGCGACGCCCGTCACCCTCGGCATGAAAATCGCCGGTTGGTTGGGGGCGGTGACGCGCAGCCGTCAGCGCCTGCTGGAGCTCAAACCGCGCCTGCTGGTGCTGCAATTCGGTGGCGCCTCCGGCACCCTCGCGGCCCTCGGCGAGCAGGCGATGCCGATTGCCGAAGCCTTGGCCGCAGAACTGCAACTGACCTTGCCGGATCAACCCTGGCACACCCAGCGTGATCGTCTGGTGGAGTTCGGCGCGGTGCTTGGATTGATCGCCGGCAGCCTCGGCAAACTCGGCCGCGATATCAGCCTGTTGATGCAGACCGAGGCCGGCGAAGTGTTCGAGCCGTCGGCGCCGGGCAAGGGCGGTTCCTCGACCATGCCGCACAAACGCAACCCGGTGGGCGCAGCGGTGCTGATCGGCGCGGCGACGCGGGTGCCGGGTTTGCTCTCGACCTTGTTCAGCGCCATGCCGCAGGAGCACGAACGCAGTCTGGGCCTGTGGCATGCCGAATGGGAAACCCTGCCGGAGATCTGCTGTTTGGTGTCAGGCAGCCTGCAGCAAGCGCTGCAGGTGGCCGACGGACTGGAAGTGGACGCCGACCGAATGACGCGCAACCTCGACCTGACCCAGGGCCTGGTGCTGGCCGAAGCCGTGAGCATCGTGCTGGCGCAACGAGTCGGTCGCGACACCGCGCACCATCTGCTGGAGCAATGCTGCAAGCGCGCAGTGGCCGAACAACGTCATCTGCGCGCGGTACTCGGCGACGAGCCGCAGGTGACTGCCGAGCTGTCGGACGCTGAACTCGATCGTCTGCTGGACCCCGCCCATTACCTCGGTCAGGCCCATACTTGGGTCGAGCGAGCGGTGGCTGAACATTTTGCGTTGACCGCTTGA